From the Ruania alkalisoli genome, one window contains:
- a CDS encoding oxidoreductase produces the protein MNEKVALVTGASSGIGEAVARRLAEQGYVTYGAARRTDRMRPLAAVGIRTLSLDVTDEDSTRDAVGQILAETGRLDVLVNNAGYGSYGAIEDVPIDEARRQFEVNVFGAMRLVQLVAPTMREQRSGRIVNISSMGGEIYTPLGGWYHGTKFALEGLSDCLRLELGPFGVDVVVVQPGGIRSEWGTIAAENVVRTSGSGPYARQASAVAGMLAASGERDSSPDVVADAVERAVTATRPRTRYAIGFGAKPLIGLRRVLPDRAFDALVRRMATMVG, from the coding sequence ATGAACGAGAAGGTCGCCCTGGTCACCGGGGCCTCGTCCGGGATCGGGGAGGCGGTGGCTCGCCGCCTCGCTGAGCAGGGCTACGTCACCTACGGCGCCGCCCGCCGCACCGACAGGATGAGACCGCTGGCCGCCGTCGGTATCCGCACCCTGAGCCTGGACGTGACGGACGAGGACTCCACAAGGGACGCCGTCGGGCAGATCCTGGCCGAGACCGGGCGCTTGGACGTCCTCGTGAACAACGCCGGCTACGGCTCCTACGGGGCGATCGAGGATGTGCCGATCGACGAAGCCCGGCGGCAGTTTGAGGTCAACGTCTTCGGGGCGATGCGGCTGGTTCAACTGGTGGCGCCGACGATGCGGGAGCAGCGGTCGGGCCGGATCGTCAACATCTCCTCGATGGGCGGTGAGATCTACACCCCGCTCGGCGGCTGGTACCACGGAACCAAGTTCGCCCTCGAAGGCCTCAGTGACTGTCTGCGCCTGGAACTCGGCCCGTTCGGCGTGGACGTGGTGGTCGTGCAGCCAGGCGGGATCCGCTCCGAGTGGGGCACCATCGCGGCCGAGAACGTCGTCCGTACCTCCGGGTCGGGGCCCTATGCGAGGCAGGCGAGCGCCGTGGCGGGGATGCTCGCTGCGAGCGGGGAGCGGGACTCGTCCCCGGACGTGGTGGCTGACGCCGTCGAGCGGGCCGTCACGGCCACCCGGCCGCGCACGAGATACGCCATCGGTTTCGGGGCCAAGCCCCTGATCGGGCTGCGACGGGTGCTGCCGGACCGGGCGTTCGATGCGCTCGTGCGGCGGATGGCCACCATGGTCGGGTAG
- a CDS encoding NAD(P)H-dependent oxidoreductase — translation MTDIASALWLSAHPTDRSLNGALRAAGVAHLSRDSAVATSDLYAMGWQAALTEDDLGGVGGDQTFGTRTREAHLAGTLAPDIRTEQAKLREADLLVLQFPLWWGGMPAILKGWFDRVFVNGFAFNVTNAAGRTLKYGEGGLEGKRALVVVTAGDRAPSFAAGGVNGHLEALLFPLLHGILWYTGIQPLHPHLIAATDRREFGGLNHERDRLLTRLDGLPAEEPIDYRTLRHGGYDRDQRLVTDAAPLDLGIHECVAVPA, via the coding sequence ATGACTGACATTGCATCTGCTCTCTGGCTCTCCGCTCACCCCACCGACCGGTCCCTCAACGGCGCCCTCCGCGCCGCGGGCGTGGCGCACCTGAGCCGGGACTCCGCCGTCGCCACCTCCGACCTGTACGCCATGGGTTGGCAGGCCGCTCTCACCGAGGACGACCTCGGAGGCGTGGGTGGTGACCAGACCTTCGGCACCCGCACGCGGGAGGCGCATCTGGCTGGCACCCTCGCTCCCGACATCCGGACCGAGCAGGCCAAGCTGCGGGAAGCCGACCTGCTGGTGCTGCAGTTCCCGCTCTGGTGGGGCGGGATGCCGGCGATCCTCAAGGGCTGGTTCGACCGGGTGTTCGTGAACGGGTTCGCGTTCAACGTCACCAACGCGGCGGGTCGCACCCTGAAGTACGGTGAAGGCGGTCTGGAGGGGAAACGGGCGCTCGTCGTGGTCACCGCCGGGGACCGTGCGCCGTCGTTCGCCGCCGGGGGAGTGAACGGGCATCTCGAGGCGCTGCTGTTCCCGTTGCTGCACGGCATCCTCTGGTACACCGGCATCCAGCCGCTGCACCCACACCTGATCGCCGCGACCGACCGGCGCGAGTTCGGCGGGCTGAACCACGAGCGTGACCGCCTCCTGACGCGGCTGGACGGATTGCCCGCCGAGGAGCCGATCGACTACCGCACGTTGCGCCATGGTGGCTACGACCGGGACCAGCGCCTGGTCACCGACGCCGCACCGCTGGATCTGGGGATCCACGAGTGCGTCGCCGTCCCGGCCTGA
- a CDS encoding winged helix-turn-helix transcriptional regulator: MRASVINALEVCPVEVAISAVGGAWKLTIVKHLLTGTLRFGELRRAVGPVSERTLARQLRELETDGLVHREVYAEVPPRVEYSLTPLGESLREVVAAMDAWGSTLGEQIGAAGANDADRTA, from the coding sequence ATGCGCGCATCGGTGATCAATGCTCTGGAGGTCTGCCCGGTCGAGGTCGCGATCAGCGCTGTGGGCGGTGCGTGGAAACTCACCATCGTCAAGCATCTGCTCACCGGCACCCTGCGGTTCGGTGAGCTACGCCGCGCGGTCGGCCCGGTGAGCGAGCGGACGCTGGCGCGCCAGCTGCGGGAGCTGGAGACCGACGGGCTGGTGCACCGCGAGGTGTACGCCGAAGTGCCCCCGCGCGTGGAGTACAGCCTGACCCCGCTGGGCGAATCGCTGCGGGAGGTGGTCGCGGCGATGGATGCCTGGGGTTCGACGCTCGGCGAGCAGATCGGTGCGGCCGGGGCGAACGACGCCGACAGGACGGCGTAG
- a CDS encoding ABC transporter ATP-binding protein, translating into MAKIELVGVQKDYGHGRKAVRAVHELEYTIEDGAFVSLLGPSGCGKSTTLNMIAGLEEITSGEILIDGERVDDLPPDKRDLAFVFQDYALYPHMSVRENIAFGLRMRKVDKPEIERRVADAARRLEISRVLDNRPRNLSGGQRQRVALARAIARRPKVFLFDEPLSNLDAMLRDQTRSELKLLHAELGATSVYVTHDQEEAMTLSDRIAVMSHGRLEQYGTPEEIYHQPATEFVARFVGKPKMNLLPAVRTERGRFAVAGSALEVDLAAEPDELTIGLRPEECTIHLAEGEGDAVGTVRVVEPLGNVSDVSIDLNGHTFVVRTPGFASFRVGDPVSVDATAARRHAFDPETGSRLGH; encoded by the coding sequence ATGGCAAAGATTGAACTGGTCGGAGTGCAGAAGGACTACGGGCACGGACGCAAGGCCGTCCGTGCGGTCCACGAACTCGAATACACCATTGAGGACGGCGCGTTCGTGTCGCTGCTGGGGCCGTCCGGCTGCGGAAAGTCCACCACCCTGAACATGATTGCGGGCCTGGAGGAAATCACCAGCGGTGAGATCCTCATCGACGGCGAGCGCGTCGATGATCTCCCGCCGGACAAGCGCGACCTCGCGTTCGTGTTCCAGGACTACGCGCTCTACCCGCATATGTCGGTCCGCGAGAACATTGCCTTCGGTTTGCGGATGCGCAAGGTGGACAAGCCCGAGATCGAGCGCCGCGTCGCAGACGCGGCGCGGCGGCTGGAGATCTCCCGTGTATTGGACAACCGTCCCCGTAACCTCTCCGGCGGGCAGCGTCAGCGAGTGGCACTCGCCCGTGCGATCGCACGCCGGCCGAAGGTGTTCCTGTTCGACGAGCCGCTCTCCAACCTGGATGCCATGTTGCGGGACCAGACGCGCAGTGAACTGAAGCTTCTCCACGCCGAGCTGGGTGCCACCAGCGTCTACGTGACCCATGACCAGGAAGAAGCGATGACGCTATCGGACCGGATCGCCGTCATGAGCCATGGGCGCCTCGAGCAATACGGCACCCCGGAAGAGATCTACCACCAACCTGCCACCGAGTTCGTGGCACGCTTCGTCGGCAAGCCGAAGATGAACCTTCTACCGGCCGTCAGGACTGAGCGCGGGCGATTTGCTGTGGCCGGCTCGGCTCTTGAGGTGGACCTGGCAGCCGAGCCCGACGAGCTGACCATCGGTCTGCGCCCGGAGGAGTGCACGATCCATCTCGCCGAGGGTGAAGGGGATGCGGTCGGCACCGTGCGGGTGGTGGAGCCCCTCGGCAATGTCTCGGACGTCTCGATCGATCTGAACGGTCACACGTTCGTCGTTCGCACCCCGGGATTCGCTTCCTTCCGCGTGGGTGATCCGGTCAGCGTCGACGCCACAGCTGCTCGGCGGCACGCATTCGATCCGGAGACTGGGAGTCGCCTCGGTCACTGA
- a CDS encoding carbohydrate ABC transporter permease → MAVLLVYLLAPFVWMTVYSLYPSTALQTLTPDLDPRQLRLDSYVALLSDPTFLRPLANSAIVGIATTIICMVLGSACAYVLARFRFRGRQALLLSMLTVQAIPVIVLAVPLFILLRAFGVYDSLIGLIVTYSAFILPLVVWMLVGFFEEIPPSLERAAIIDGCNRMQIMVRIAVPLAAPGMAATAILAFITSWSDFFLAKVLTITDAITLPVRTASFQGLFAMDYTSAATAGVITAVPVLVLALLAQRWIIRGLVEGAVKG, encoded by the coding sequence GTGGCCGTGCTTCTGGTCTACCTGCTCGCTCCGTTCGTGTGGATGACGGTCTACAGTCTGTATCCCTCAACAGCACTCCAGACCCTGACACCCGATCTCGATCCCCGCCAGCTCCGGCTCGACTCCTATGTCGCGCTGCTGTCGGATCCGACCTTCCTGCGACCGTTGGCGAACTCGGCGATCGTGGGCATCGCCACGACCATCATTTGCATGGTGCTCGGCTCGGCGTGCGCCTACGTCCTGGCACGGTTCCGGTTCCGGGGGCGTCAGGCGCTGCTGCTGAGCATGCTGACCGTCCAGGCCATCCCGGTCATCGTGCTCGCTGTTCCGCTGTTCATCCTCCTGCGCGCCTTCGGCGTCTATGACAGCCTGATCGGCTTGATCGTCACCTACAGCGCGTTCATCCTCCCCCTGGTCGTATGGATGCTCGTGGGCTTCTTCGAGGAGATTCCGCCGAGTCTGGAGCGAGCCGCGATCATCGATGGCTGTAACCGCATGCAGATCATGGTGCGCATCGCGGTCCCCCTGGCCGCTCCGGGAATGGCCGCCACGGCGATCCTCGCGTTCATCACCAGCTGGAGCGACTTCTTCCTGGCGAAGGTGCTCACCATCACCGATGCCATCACCCTGCCGGTGCGCACTGCGTCTTTCCAAGGCTTGTTCGCCATGGACTACACGTCGGCTGCCACGGCAGGAGTCATCACCGCGGTTCCCGTCCTGGTCCTGGCGTTGCTGGCGCAACGGTGGATTATCCGCGGACTTGTCGAAGGTGCAGTGAAGGGCTGA
- a CDS encoding carbohydrate ABC transporter permease: MATTTRRPALPGPRDSAGRGRGRRLRDFRFGLLMAGPALAIIVLLLGYPMGYAFYMSLYDWNDKLGGHRPFVGLGNYVALLGDAQVHAALGRTLVFAAFTVIGGVVLAVLIGALLNVDFRGRTVVRVLLLVPWAVPPVVNGIMWKLIFDGATGIVNAIGLGLGVFDERVQFLADPDLTLSVLIFAEMWKLLPFLCLLMLAGLQGIPANLSKAARIDGANAWQRFSRIIVPNLRVPILFALVVQTMWSLKVFDTIFVLTGGSGGPAEGTTTINFLAYLVTFSNLDRGYGAAIAVIAMLLVLVFAVLWVVLLRERPKGARR; this comes from the coding sequence ATGGCGACCACCACGAGGCGCCCGGCGCTCCCGGGGCCCCGCGACAGCGCGGGCCGGGGGCGTGGGCGGCGCCTGCGCGACTTCCGCTTCGGCCTGCTGATGGCTGGACCGGCGCTGGCGATCATCGTCCTGTTGCTTGGCTACCCGATGGGCTACGCGTTCTACATGTCGCTCTACGACTGGAACGACAAGCTCGGTGGTCACCGCCCCTTCGTCGGTCTGGGCAACTACGTCGCGCTTCTCGGTGATGCTCAGGTGCATGCCGCGCTCGGGCGGACGCTGGTCTTCGCGGCGTTCACCGTGATCGGTGGTGTGGTGCTCGCGGTCCTGATCGGTGCGCTGCTGAACGTGGACTTTCGCGGACGCACGGTCGTTCGCGTACTCCTGCTGGTCCCGTGGGCCGTACCGCCCGTCGTGAACGGCATCATGTGGAAGCTGATCTTCGACGGTGCCACCGGCATCGTCAACGCGATCGGACTCGGCCTTGGTGTCTTCGACGAACGCGTGCAGTTCCTGGCCGATCCCGACCTCACACTCAGCGTGCTGATCTTTGCCGAGATGTGGAAACTCCTGCCGTTCCTGTGCCTGCTGATGCTCGCCGGGTTGCAGGGAATCCCCGCCAACCTCTCGAAAGCGGCGCGTATCGACGGGGCCAACGCATGGCAGCGGTTCTCCCGCATCATCGTCCCGAACCTGCGGGTGCCGATCCTGTTCGCGCTGGTGGTGCAGACGATGTGGTCGCTGAAGGTCTTCGACACCATCTTCGTCCTCACCGGCGGCTCCGGTGGGCCGGCCGAGGGAACGACCACGATCAACTTCCTCGCCTATCTGGTCACCTTCAGCAATCTCGATCGAGGATATGGGGCAGCGATCGCAGTCATCGCGATGCTGCTCGTGCTTGTCTTCGCCGTGCTCTGGGTGGTCCTGCTCCGTGAACGTCCGAAGGGAGCTCGCCGATGA
- a CDS encoding sugar ABC transporter substrate-binding protein produces the protein MVYSLSRRRALQLGATTAGTFALAGCVGANSTDSNTGAEDGPLAPGDSPSGEITILDDNTNQVFQDSTIAAFEAATGITVRTYTQGNFNDLHDRFATLFAAGDTSIDVVMTWAGWTAEFGQAGWLQELDSAAVPDDLIQPALDAVSWDGKVYGLPKFASVQTMFWNKNMMGEADLDPEAGPQNWDEFVEAAKAMTTEDRWGFACDVGNPAGAYQNFLRVLLLNGGDMYDDEFRPIFNSEHGVEALAKFAELLTVHGVMDPASLQTTNASDLGDQFARGSTGMVFNWPFQYAVATAAESQLDTESVGNGLIPGMSVRSASIDGSEGFAISKFSQNKDAALAWLQFAASAEVQREIVEREGWFPVSQTVLEDPQSREALPVLETYEESTQYATKRWGVPWSNELDQLLSVQISDVLNERTSAQDALDSAAQQTQELVDRYLG, from the coding sequence ATGGTGTACTCACTCTCCCGTCGTCGGGCGCTGCAGCTGGGCGCGACGACTGCCGGAACATTCGCACTGGCTGGATGCGTCGGCGCCAACAGCACCGATAGCAATACCGGAGCGGAGGACGGGCCGCTCGCTCCCGGGGACTCACCCTCGGGCGAGATCACGATCCTCGACGACAACACCAATCAGGTGTTCCAGGACTCGACCATCGCGGCCTTCGAGGCGGCGACCGGCATTACCGTCCGCACCTACACCCAAGGCAATTTCAACGATCTGCACGACCGATTCGCCACACTGTTCGCCGCTGGTGACACCAGCATCGACGTCGTCATGACCTGGGCAGGATGGACAGCTGAGTTCGGGCAAGCCGGATGGTTGCAGGAGCTCGACTCCGCTGCAGTTCCGGATGACCTCATCCAGCCTGCTCTCGACGCGGTGAGCTGGGATGGCAAGGTCTACGGTCTTCCGAAGTTCGCCAGCGTTCAGACCATGTTCTGGAACAAGAACATGATGGGCGAGGCCGACCTCGATCCCGAGGCCGGGCCGCAGAACTGGGATGAGTTCGTCGAGGCCGCGAAGGCCATGACGACCGAGGACCGGTGGGGCTTCGCTTGCGATGTCGGCAATCCCGCCGGCGCCTACCAGAACTTCCTGCGGGTGCTGCTGCTCAACGGCGGGGACATGTACGACGACGAGTTCAGGCCTATCTTCAACAGCGAGCACGGTGTGGAGGCGCTGGCCAAGTTCGCCGAGCTGCTCACGGTGCACGGAGTCATGGATCCGGCCTCCCTCCAGACGACGAATGCCTCCGATCTCGGCGACCAGTTCGCGCGGGGCAGCACCGGGATGGTGTTCAACTGGCCGTTCCAGTACGCCGTGGCCACCGCCGCCGAGTCGCAGCTCGACACCGAGTCCGTCGGCAATGGGTTGATCCCGGGGATGAGCGTGCGTTCGGCGTCGATCGATGGCTCGGAAGGGTTCGCCATCAGCAAGTTCTCCCAGAACAAGGACGCCGCTCTCGCATGGCTGCAGTTCGCCGCCTCGGCCGAGGTCCAGCGCGAGATCGTCGAACGTGAGGGATGGTTCCCCGTGTCGCAGACGGTGCTTGAGGATCCGCAGAGCCGGGAGGCGTTGCCTGTGCTCGAGACGTACGAAGAGTCCACTCAGTACGCGACCAAACGGTGGGGCGTGCCCTGGTCCAACGAGCTCGATCAGTTGCTCTCGGTGCAGATCTCTGACGTGCTGAACGAACGGACGAGCGCACAGGACGCGCTCGACTCGGCAGCGCAACAGACCCAGGAACTCGTCGATCGATACCTCGGGTGA
- a CDS encoding Gfo/Idh/MocA family protein, which translates to MSADLPRLAVVGAGIRGAMFARAVSQNPAADLVALVDRAPDLGAERASELGVPAYTGVDELLSRHPEVTAAVIATPDFAHRAAAVRLADAGIDLLIEKPLATTVEDAEAIAEAVERAGVRAVVGFENRWNERFLEVRRQLAGGEPGQVLHQVANLNDTRFVPTEMLSWAGQSSPAWFLMPHTLDLATWLAQAQPVEVYARGVRRVLPALGVPTWDVVTASFTLSDGSLVSLNSSWVMPTSAPSVFDFRHEIHTEAMTYHVEISPSGVTRYAPDGASWLQFGVYERAGRLRGIPIDMIDEFVDVLGGAERDLPDLRQGLAITRSIAAVHESLATGGPVAIAV; encoded by the coding sequence ATGTCGGCAGATCTCCCCAGGCTCGCGGTTGTTGGAGCGGGTATCCGTGGCGCGATGTTCGCCCGCGCGGTGAGCCAGAACCCGGCAGCGGACCTCGTAGCCCTTGTCGACCGCGCGCCCGATCTGGGGGCCGAGCGAGCGTCGGAGCTGGGAGTGCCTGCCTACACCGGGGTGGATGAGTTGCTGAGCCGGCATCCCGAGGTGACAGCCGCCGTCATTGCCACCCCCGACTTCGCTCACCGTGCAGCGGCCGTGCGACTCGCGGACGCCGGAATCGATCTCCTGATCGAGAAGCCGCTCGCCACAACCGTCGAGGACGCCGAAGCGATCGCGGAGGCGGTTGAGCGGGCCGGGGTGCGCGCTGTGGTCGGATTCGAAAACCGGTGGAACGAACGGTTCCTTGAGGTGCGCCGTCAGTTGGCAGGTGGCGAGCCGGGTCAGGTACTGCACCAAGTCGCCAACCTGAACGACACCCGCTTCGTGCCCACCGAGATGCTCAGCTGGGCTGGTCAGAGCTCACCAGCCTGGTTCCTCATGCCGCACACGTTGGATCTGGCCACCTGGCTGGCCCAGGCCCAGCCGGTTGAGGTGTACGCCCGAGGGGTTCGCCGCGTTCTTCCGGCCCTGGGAGTGCCGACGTGGGACGTCGTCACGGCCTCCTTCACCCTCTCCGACGGGTCCCTGGTGTCGTTGAACTCCTCGTGGGTGATGCCCACATCGGCGCCCTCTGTCTTCGACTTCCGGCACGAGATCCACACCGAGGCAATGACGTACCACGTGGAGATCAGTCCCAGCGGTGTCACCCGGTACGCCCCTGACGGCGCCAGCTGGCTTCAGTTCGGCGTCTACGAGCGTGCGGGACGTCTACGAGGCATCCCGATCGACATGATCGACGAGTTCGTCGACGTCCTCGGCGGCGCCGAGCGTGACCTGCCGGACCTTCGGCAGGGACTGGCCATCACCCGCAGCATCGCGGCAGTCCACGAGAGTCTCGCCACTGGCGGACCCGTGGCGATTGCCGTGTGA
- a CDS encoding ROK family transcriptional regulator, with protein MTTGQTSRPVKLVSPTSMGRTNRSRVLQLLLRNGPASRAHLARTLGVNRATIATILQPMIDDGTLVEGEAVSASPSGGKPARPLWFNERGAELGSLRISSTRLTAARLGMDGSIRQQSARDIEPGWALDHIVDTLLDLTSECFEGRDLVGVGIAAAGMVDTSTGTILSLHLAPVLNGFAIADLLGSEHGVPVAVDHHPRVLALGDKWFGLGRTLDDFASVYTGEALGMGIVHDGDVFRGYNGAGGEYGHTVVDVRGDLCMCGRRGCWETIATTRWLRAQATAAGLPGASSMDCAELVALAARGHPMAAELADRYAANIAIGLANNEHMLASSTYIMHGDVVGGGAYMRRRLQHHLTASAPHRGEQPTVLLDLSDDDTVLLGGGGLVLSSVYATTV; from the coding sequence ATGACTACGGGTCAGACGAGCAGGCCGGTGAAGCTGGTCAGCCCCACCTCGATGGGGCGCACCAACCGATCACGCGTGCTTCAGCTCCTGCTGCGCAACGGCCCCGCAAGCCGCGCTCATCTCGCCCGCACTCTTGGCGTCAATCGAGCGACGATCGCGACGATCCTGCAGCCAATGATCGATGACGGCACTCTCGTCGAGGGCGAGGCGGTGTCCGCCTCGCCCTCAGGCGGCAAGCCAGCCCGGCCGCTCTGGTTCAACGAGAGGGGCGCCGAACTCGGGTCGCTCCGGATCTCTTCGACCCGGCTCACGGCGGCCAGGCTCGGGATGGACGGCAGTATCCGGCAGCAGTCAGCCCGTGACATCGAGCCAGGCTGGGCCCTGGACCACATCGTGGACACACTCCTGGACCTCACATCCGAGTGCTTCGAAGGGCGCGACCTGGTCGGCGTCGGAATCGCAGCGGCAGGCATGGTCGACACCTCAACGGGCACCATCCTCTCGCTGCACCTGGCACCCGTGCTGAACGGATTTGCGATCGCTGACCTTCTCGGCTCCGAGCATGGCGTCCCGGTCGCAGTCGATCACCACCCACGGGTCCTGGCCCTGGGTGACAAGTGGTTCGGACTCGGTCGGACGCTGGACGACTTCGCTTCCGTCTACACGGGGGAGGCGCTCGGGATGGGAATCGTCCACGACGGTGACGTCTTCCGCGGGTACAACGGCGCCGGTGGCGAATACGGGCACACCGTCGTCGACGTGCGCGGCGACCTGTGCATGTGCGGGCGCCGCGGATGCTGGGAGACGATCGCCACGACGCGGTGGCTACGGGCACAAGCCACCGCGGCAGGGCTCCCCGGCGCCTCGTCGATGGACTGTGCCGAACTGGTCGCTCTCGCGGCCCGCGGCCATCCGATGGCGGCGGAACTTGCTGATCGCTACGCCGCCAACATCGCGATCGGCCTGGCGAACAATGAACACATGCTCGCCTCGAGCACCTACATCATGCACGGCGACGTGGTGGGCGGCGGCGCCTACATGCGCCGGCGCCTGCAGCACCACCTGACGGCCTCTGCACCGCACCGTGGTGAACAGCCGACCGTGCTGCTCGACCTCAGTGACGACGACACCGTGCTGCTTGGTGGCGGCGGCCTCGTCCTGTCCTCCGTCTACGCCACGACCGTCTGA
- a CDS encoding nucleotidyltransferase domain-containing protein, whose protein sequence is MQHHEETVAAFVEHVRHDPDVVGVVVTGSVAHGTERPDSDVDVQLVLTEDAFTQAWEQNKLSYVVRDVATYDGGYVDIKVASPDFLRQAAQHADDPMRHSMIGARVAWSRMEGLQELVDAIPVLPAGLWEDRMASFIAQVRLHGRYFLPQAVKLENTHLLHHAAVHAVTAGGRALLALNRTLFKGHKYLDGMLASAEHVPDGYAHAAAELLHRPSMESGAAYMDLLESFHPWPLSKEQTLSTFVRDNELGWYSGRIPPEYI, encoded by the coding sequence GTGCAGCACCACGAGGAAACCGTCGCCGCTTTCGTCGAGCACGTCCGCCACGACCCTGATGTGGTGGGCGTGGTGGTCACCGGATCAGTGGCCCACGGCACCGAGCGCCCCGACTCCGATGTGGATGTCCAGCTCGTCCTGACCGAGGACGCATTCACTCAAGCGTGGGAGCAGAACAAGCTCAGCTACGTCGTCCGGGACGTCGCCACCTACGACGGTGGCTACGTCGACATCAAGGTGGCGAGCCCCGACTTCCTGCGGCAAGCAGCGCAGCACGCGGACGATCCGATGCGTCACTCGATGATCGGCGCGCGGGTTGCCTGGTCGCGGATGGAAGGCCTGCAAGAACTGGTCGACGCGATCCCGGTGCTGCCCGCGGGCCTCTGGGAGGACCGGATGGCGTCGTTCATCGCGCAAGTGCGGCTGCACGGTCGCTACTTCCTCCCACAAGCCGTGAAGCTGGAGAACACGCACCTCCTGCACCACGCGGCCGTCCATGCGGTCACCGCCGGCGGCCGCGCGCTGCTTGCCCTGAACCGGACCCTGTTCAAGGGGCACAAGTATCTGGATGGGATGCTCGCTTCGGCCGAGCATGTGCCCGACGGGTACGCGCACGCGGCGGCCGAGCTACTGCACCGACCCAGCATGGAGTCCGGGGCGGCCTACATGGACCTGCTGGAGTCATTCCACCCCTGGCCACTCAGCAAGGAGCAGACGCTGTCCACGTTCGTCCGGGACAACGAGCTCGGCTGGTACTCCGGCAGGATCCCGCCGGAGTACATCTGA
- a CDS encoding arsenate reductase ArsC, which produces MTDKPSVLFVCVHNAGRSQMAAGFLRALGGDGVEVRSAGSAPADQINPVAVAAMAELGIDITAEQPKVLTTDAVQASDVVITMGCGDACPIFPGKRYEDWALQDPAGQGIEAVRPIRDEIRGRIVALLAELGVAAASVPN; this is translated from the coding sequence ATGACTGACAAGCCCAGCGTCCTGTTCGTGTGCGTGCACAACGCCGGGCGCTCGCAGATGGCCGCCGGCTTCCTGCGTGCACTCGGCGGTGACGGCGTCGAGGTCCGGTCGGCCGGGTCGGCGCCCGCCGATCAGATCAATCCGGTCGCGGTGGCGGCGATGGCCGAGCTCGGCATCGACATCACTGCCGAGCAGCCCAAGGTGCTCACCACCGACGCCGTGCAGGCCTCGGACGTGGTGATCACCATGGGCTGCGGCGACGCCTGCCCGATCTTCCCCGGCAAGCGGTACGAAGACTGGGCGCTGCAGGACCCCGCCGGGCAGGGGATCGAGGCCGTGCGCCCGATCCGGGACGAGATCCGGGGACGGATCGTCGCGTTGCTTGCGGAGCTGGGCGTGGCGGCGGCTTCCGTCCCGAACTGA
- a CDS encoding metalloregulator ArsR/SmtB family transcription factor translates to MTTSELQPLSTDPDCAPALEARAIDRSVADQVGAALKALSDPLRLRMLSFISAAPAGQACVCDLTALTDLSQPTVSHHLKVLREVGVLTSERRGTWVWYSITPGYRSAVTALLDSFAPAALAARDASPHLTGLSDVELALDHLTTALTSRFADVDPTLVRTIVRESYTGLARTATISAHLVPLTERFARQRLVDITRDRASTPPQVLFVCVANAGRSQLAAALVRHYAGDRVTVRSAGSTPASEIHAGVRDALDALGSATDAFPKPLTDDAVRAADVVVTMGCGDVCPVIPGVRYEDWQVGDPALASAAGVAAIQAEIDSHVRELLATLVTDLTIPGDGPSVAQSTHLEENDD, encoded by the coding sequence ATGACCACCTCCGAACTCCAGCCCCTGTCCACCGATCCCGACTGCGCCCCCGCCCTCGAGGCGCGCGCCATCGACCGCTCCGTCGCCGACCAGGTGGGAGCCGCCCTCAAGGCGCTCTCCGACCCGCTCCGGCTGCGGATGCTCTCCTTCATCTCCGCCGCTCCCGCAGGTCAGGCGTGCGTCTGCGATCTCACCGCGCTGACCGACCTGTCGCAGCCGACGGTCTCCCACCACCTCAAGGTGCTCCGCGAGGTCGGCGTGCTCACCAGCGAGCGCCGCGGCACCTGGGTCTGGTACTCCATCACCCCGGGCTACCGCAGCGCCGTCACGGCCTTGCTGGATTCCTTCGCCCCGGCGGCGCTCGCTGCTCGCGACGCCTCGCCGCACCTGACCGGCCTGTCCGATGTCGAACTCGCTCTCGATCACCTCACGACCGCGTTGACGAGCCGCTTCGCCGACGTCGACCCCACCCTGGTGCGCACGATCGTCCGGGAGTCCTACACAGGGCTCGCCCGAACCGCCACCATCAGCGCTCACCTGGTGCCCCTCACCGAACGATTCGCCCGGCAGCGCCTGGTCGACATCACCCGTGACCGCGCGAGCACCCCGCCCCAGGTGCTGTTCGTGTGCGTAGCCAACGCCGGCCGATCCCAGCTCGCTGCGGCCCTGGTGCGGCACTACGCCGGAGACCGGGTGACTGTCCGATCGGCAGGTTCGACTCCGGCGTCGGAGATCCACGCGGGCGTGCGTGACGCACTCGACGCGCTCGGTAGCGCTACTGACGCCTTCCCCAAGCCGCTCACCGACGATGCCGTCCGCGCCGCCGACGTGGTCGTGACCATGGGCTGCGGTGACGTCTGCCCGGTGATCCCCGGCGTGCGCTACGAGGACTGGCAGGTCGGAGATCCGGCACTCGCCTCGGCCGCCGGCGTCGCAGCCATCCAGGCCGAGATCGACTCCCACGTGCGCGAGCTGCTTGCCACCCTCGTGACCGATCTGACTATTCCCGGCGACGGCCCTTCCGTCGCCCAGTCCACCCATCTCGAGGAGAATGATGACTGA